The nucleotide sequence CGCTTCCTCGCCGCCATGAAGGACGATGCCTCCGAGCACAACGAGCGAACCTCGATCGTCGTCGAGGGAGACGGCATCCGCTTCCGCTTCACGCTCGTCGCCGGCCTGATCGCGCGTCGCATCGTCTGCCGCGTGGCGCCGGGCCAGACCGTCGCCCGAGGGGAGCGCGTCGGCATCATCCGCTTCGGCTCGCGCGTCGACGTCGATCTCCCCGATGGAGCGACCGCGCTCGTGGCGATCGGCGATCGCGTCGTCTCGGGCGAATCGGTCCTCGCCCGCCTCGGACCCGGCCCCGGCCAGTCCTGATACAGTGCTCGGCCTATGGCCGGCCGGCGCAAGCTCAGTCGTGGCATCTATCTCCTGCCCACCCTGTTCACGACCGGCAACCTCTGCTGCGGCTTCTTCAGCCTGATCGAGTCCGCGCACGGACGCTTCGAGCAAGCGGCCCTCCTCATCGTCGCGGCCGGGATCCTCGACGGGCTCGACGGCCGCATCGCCCGCCTCACCGGGACGACGTCGGAATTCGGTGTCGAGTTCGACTCCCTGGCGGACATCGCGTCGTTCGGCATCGCGCCGGCGTTCCTCGCCTACGAGTGGGCGCTCATCCCGTTCCACCGCGTGGGGTGGCTCGTCGCGTTCCTCTTCGTCGCGTGCGCGGCCACACGGCTGGCGCGCTTCAACATCCAGCACGGCTCGACCGACAAGAAATTCTTCGTCGGGCTTCCGTCGCCCGCGGCCGCGTGGGCGGTCGCCACCGTCGCGATCGCCTTCCCCGATCCGCCGACTCAGCTCGGATGGTCGGTCCTCGTCGGCGTGCTCGTCGCGTCCGCGGCGTTCCTCATGGTCTCGCGCATCCGTTATCGCTCGTTCAAGGGGCTCGATCTCAAGAGCCGCCGTTCGTATCTCGCCGTCCCGCTCCTCGTGCTCATCCTGGTCGCACTCCTGAGCCACCCGCGATCGATCATGATCGTCGCCGGGGCGTATCTGCTCTGGGGGCCCGCGGCGTGGTTCACCGCGTGGCTGATGCGCGGACGCGCCGTGACCGAGCGGACGGTACCGGAGGAGATGCCGCATGGCACGCGCTGAAACTCGCGAACGTATCGCCGTCCTGGGCGCGACGAGCCCCGCGGGGGGCTACCTGCGCGCCGCGCTCGCGGAGCGCGGCATCCCGGGAGAGCGGATCGAGCTCTACGGCCACGGAAGGGACGTCGCCGTGCTCTCCGAGTACGACGGCGAGGCCAGGCTCGTCCAGCCGGCGGGCGACCTCGACGCGTCGGGCTTCGCAGCCCTCTTCGTGTGCGAGGAGGGGCACGATGCGAACGCGCTGACGGCGGCGGCGGGGAAGGGATCGCTCGTCGTCGACCTCTCGGGCTCGATCGCGGCTCCGGCCGTTCCGATTCCGCACCCGCTCACCCTCCTGCTCGAGCCGCTCATGACGGCGCTCCACCGGCGCTTCGAGCTGACGCGCGCGGGGCTCTTCGTCCTGCGGCCGGCATCCGACTTCGGCGCCCCCGGCCTCGAGGAGCTGCGCGAGCAGACGGTGCACCTCCTCCGCTTCGAGTCGGCGCCGGCGGAGGTATTCGGCCGCCAGCTCGCCTTCAGCGTGATCCCCGCGCATCTCTTTCCCGCCGCCGAGCGCGGAGCCGCCGATCGCGTCGCGGCGGAGTTCCGGGCGCTCCTGCAGGCCCCGGACCTGGACCTCACGGTGTCGCTCGCGCTCGTGCCGACGTTCCTCGGCCACGCGATCGCGATCCACGCTGCGCTCCGCTCCGGCGACGCGCCGGCCGTCGCCGAGGCGCTCGCCGCCGTGAAGACCATCACGGTCGCGACCGACCCCGAGACCGGATCGACGCTCGACGCGCCGGAGGAGGCGGGGCTCGTCGTCGCGCGCATCGACGACGCCGGTGCCGGCCGCGTGCGGCTCTGGGTCCTCGGCTCCGAGCCCGGCGCGCTCGCCGCCGAGCGCGCGATGGCGGCGGCGTCCGAAGCCGGAGTGCTCGTGAACGCGTCGTGACCGCCCCGTACGAGCTGCGTCTCGCGGTGCGCTACCTGCGCGTCCACCGCGGGCGGACGTTCCTTTCGGTGATCACGATGATCTCGGTCGCCGGCGTCGCGGTCGGCGCCGCGGCGCTCGTCATCGCCCTCTCCCTCATGACCGGCTTCGAGGCCGACATGAAGCAGCGCATCCTCCGGGGGAGCGCCGATCTGCAGGTCCTGGACCGCGGCGCGGCCACCTTCGAGGACGCGGAGACGGTTCGCGCCACCGCGGCCGCGGTGCCGGGAGTCGTCGCCGCGGCGCCGGTCCTGTTCTCGCCGGCGATGATCATGAACGACAGCGGGGGATCGCCGTCGTACGCGGAGGTCGAGGGGGTCGATCCATCGCTCCAGGACCGGGTCGTCGATTTCGGGCCCGAGGCGCCCGCCGATCCGCTCAAGGCGCTCGGCGCCACGGGGGCTACCGGCCGGCCGGGCGTCGTGCTCGGCGCCGATCTCGCGGCACGCCTCGCCGTCAAGCCCGGCGACGCCGTCCGCGTCCTCGTGCCCCGCGTGATCCAGACCCCGTTCGCGCCGATCCCCAGGAGCCTCGTTCTCCAGGTCGCCGGAACGATCAGGACCGACGCGTACCCGCAGGACTCCCAGCGAGCCTACGTGGCGCTCGACGTGATCCGCCGCCTTCTCGATGCGCACGGCCGAGCGTCGTGGATCGAGGTGCGGCTCGCCGACCGGCGCCGCCTCGCGTCGCAGAAGGTCGCGGTGGGTAGAGCGATGGGCGACCGGTTCGTCGTGCTCGACCTGCTCGAGCAGAACAAGGAGATCTTGAAGGCGTTCAACACGGAGAAGCTCTTCCTCTTCCTCGCCATCGCGCTCATCGTCGTCGTCGCGTCGCTCAACATCGTGTCGACGCTCGTGCTCATGGTGAACGACAAGGTGCGCGAGATCGGAACGCTGACCGCCATGGGCGCCAAGCCGCGATCGATCGCCGCGGTCTTCATGCTCCAGGGGCTCGTCATCGGTGTGGTGGGGACCACGGTGGGGCTCACGATCGGCACGGCCACCGCGTGGTGGCTCGATGCCTACCAGATCATGAAGCTCAACCCGGACGTCTACTTCGTCTCGCACGTCCCCTTCGAGACGCGTCCTCAAGACGTGGTGCTCGTCGGCGCCGCCGCGCTCGTCATCGCCTTCTGCGCGACGCTCTATCCCGCCTGGAAGGCCGCGCGCTTGCGTCCCGTCGAGGCGATCCGCCATGAATGAGCGGATCCTCGAAGCGCGGGGCCTCGTCAAGAGCTACCGGAGCGGCGAGAAGGCGCTCCCCGTCCTGAGGGGGCTCGACCTCGACGTCGCGGCCGGCGAAGCGGTCGCCGTCGTCGGGGATTCCGGCGTCGGCAAGTCGACGCTCCTCCATATTCTGGGAGGACTCGATCTTCCGGACGACGGAACGGTCGCATTTCGAGGACGTGATCGCGTCTTTCCACGCGCGGGGGACCTGTCCGAGTACCGCAACCGCGAAGTCGGATTTATATTCCAGTTCCACCATCTGCTGCCGGAGTTCACGGCGCTCGAGAATGTCGAGATGCCGTTCCGCATCGGACGGAGGCCGGGCGATCCTTCGGGGCCGTCCCGGGAGATCTTGGAGCGGCTCGGATTGGCGGATCGATTGACGCATCGCCCCTCGGCACTCTCGGGGGGCGAGCAGCAGCGAGTGGCCATCGCGCGAGCGGTGGCGCCGGGTCCGGCGGTTGTCCTGGCGGACGAGCCGACAGGAAACCTCGACCCCGGGACGGGAGCGGCGGTGTTCGAGATGCTGCGGAGTCTCCAGGAGGAGCGCCGTTTCGCGCTCGTCGTCGCGACGCACAGCGAGCGTGTCGCGCACGGCTGCGACCGCATGCTCCGTCTCGTCGAAGGCCGGCTCCGTGCGATGGAGGAGGGCGAGGCGACGCGCTATTTCGGAGGCGAAGGGGCGGACGGGGCCGACGTAGAGTAGAACGATCGTCGGGGCTGTCCCGACGGGAGAGCGACATGTTCGAGAAGTTCACCGAGAAGGCGAAGAGGATCCTCTTCCTCGCGCGCTACGAGGCGAGCCAGCAGGGGAGCAAGGTCATCGGGACCGAGCACATCCTCCTCGGCCTCCTCAAGGAGGGCGAGGAGACGACGCGAGAGCTCTTCACGCGCGCGAACGTCTCGATGGATCTGCTCCAGGCGGAGCTCGAGCGCCGCAACCCGACCCGCGAGAAGCTCTCCACGTCGGTCGAAATCCCGTTCAGCGAGGAGACGAAGAAGGCCCTCCAGTTCGCCGAGGAAGAGGCCGAGCGGCTCATGCACCCGCACATCGGCACCGAGCACCTGCTGCTCGGCCTGCTCCGGCTCGAGGATTCGGTCGCCGGGCGGATGCTCGCCGAGCGCGGGATGCGCCTCTTCGCGGTCCGCGAGGACGCGGTCAACATCTACAAGCGGCGCGCGCTCCCGAAGAAGAAGAAGGAGACGCCGTTCCTGAACGAGTTCGCGCGCGATCTCTCCGAGATGGCGCAGCGCCGCGTCTTCGACCCGCTCATCGGCCGCGAGATCGAGCTCGAACGCGTCGTGCAGGTGCTCTCTCGCCGCCGGAAGAACAACCCGGTGCTCCTGGGCGAGCCCGGCGTCGGCAAGACCGCGATCGTCGAAGGGCTGGCGACGCGCATCGTGGACGGCGAGGTGCCGCCGTCGCTCCTCAACAAACGGATCCTGGCGCTCGACCTCTCGCTCGTCGTTGCGGGGACGAAGTACCGCGGTCAGTTCGAGGAGCGCCTGAAGGGGATCATCTCCGAGCTGACGTCCTCCGACGACGTCATCATGTTCATCGACGAGATCCACTCGCTCATCGGCGCAGGCTCGGCCGAGGGCTCCCTGGACGCGGCGAACATCCTCAAGCCGACGCTTTCGCGCGGCGAGGTGCAGTGCATCGGCGCCACGACGCCCCGCGATTATCACAAGTACATCGAAAAGGACCGGGCCCTCGTCAGGCGCTTCCAGCCGATCACGATCCGTCCGCCGGACGAAGGCGAGACGATGTTCATCCTCGAGGGAGTCAAGGAACGGTACGAGCGGTTTCACGGCGTGCGCTTCGACGAGGAGGCGCTTCGCGCCGCGGTGTACCAGTCGCACCGCTACATCACCGACCGGTTCCTCCCGGACAAGGCGATCGACGTCCTGGACGAGGCCGGCGCACGCGTCAAGCTCGGCAAGCGGATCTCCTACGGCGAGATCAAGAAGGTCGAGCAGGAGCTCCGCCGCGCGGTCGAGGGGATGAAGAACGCCCTCGCCCGCAAGGACTTCGACGAGGCGGTCGCGTACCACGACAAGGAGGTCACCCTCCGCCGCCGGCACGAGGAGCTGAAGCAGCGCTACGAGGACGAGGCCAACCGCATCCTCGACGTGACGCGGGCCGACGTCGAGGAGGTCATCGCACGCTGGACCGGCATCCCGATCCAGTCGGTGGCGCAGGAGGA is from Candidatus Polarisedimenticolaceae bacterium and encodes:
- a CDS encoding phosphatidylserine decarboxylase, whose product is MKLDPAGRPFVLALAAVTLAASFWSLLAALATGALLVFCINFFRDPERAVPVEAGLLVSPADGRIIRTDATRISIFMNVFDVHVCRAPASGTVAEVERTPGRFLAAMKDDASEHNERTSIVVEGDGIRFRFTLVAGLIARRIVCRVAPGQTVARGERVGIIRFGSRVDVDLPDGATALVAIGDRVVSGESVLARLGPGPGQS
- the pssA gene encoding CDP-diacylglycerol--serine O-phosphatidyltransferase, giving the protein MAGRRKLSRGIYLLPTLFTTGNLCCGFFSLIESAHGRFEQAALLIVAAGILDGLDGRIARLTGTTSEFGVEFDSLADIASFGIAPAFLAYEWALIPFHRVGWLVAFLFVACAATRLARFNIQHGSTDKKFFVGLPSPAAAWAVATVAIAFPDPPTQLGWSVLVGVLVASAAFLMVSRIRYRSFKGLDLKSRRSYLAVPLLVLILVALLSHPRSIMIVAGAYLLWGPAAWFTAWLMRGRAVTERTVPEEMPHGTR
- a CDS encoding Asd/ArgC dimerization domain-containing protein: MARAETRERIAVLGATSPAGGYLRAALAERGIPGERIELYGHGRDVAVLSEYDGEARLVQPAGDLDASGFAALFVCEEGHDANALTAAAGKGSLVVDLSGSIAAPAVPIPHPLTLLLEPLMTALHRRFELTRAGLFVLRPASDFGAPGLEELREQTVHLLRFESAPAEVFGRQLAFSVIPAHLFPAAERGAADRVAAEFRALLQAPDLDLTVSLALVPTFLGHAIAIHAALRSGDAPAVAEALAAVKTITVATDPETGSTLDAPEEAGLVVARIDDAGAGRVRLWVLGSEPGALAAERAMAAASEAGVLVNAS
- a CDS encoding ABC transporter permease; its protein translation is MTAPYELRLAVRYLRVHRGRTFLSVITMISVAGVAVGAAALVIALSLMTGFEADMKQRILRGSADLQVLDRGAATFEDAETVRATAAAVPGVVAAAPVLFSPAMIMNDSGGSPSYAEVEGVDPSLQDRVVDFGPEAPADPLKALGATGATGRPGVVLGADLAARLAVKPGDAVRVLVPRVIQTPFAPIPRSLVLQVAGTIRTDAYPQDSQRAYVALDVIRRLLDAHGRASWIEVRLADRRRLASQKVAVGRAMGDRFVVLDLLEQNKEILKAFNTEKLFLFLAIALIVVVASLNIVSTLVLMVNDKVREIGTLTAMGAKPRSIAAVFMLQGLVIGVVGTTVGLTIGTATAWWLDAYQIMKLNPDVYFVSHVPFETRPQDVVLVGAAALVIAFCATLYPAWKAARLRPVEAIRHE
- a CDS encoding ABC transporter ATP-binding protein, coding for MNERILEARGLVKSYRSGEKALPVLRGLDLDVAAGEAVAVVGDSGVGKSTLLHILGGLDLPDDGTVAFRGRDRVFPRAGDLSEYRNREVGFIFQFHHLLPEFTALENVEMPFRIGRRPGDPSGPSREILERLGLADRLTHRPSALSGGEQQRVAIARAVAPGPAVVLADEPTGNLDPGTGAAVFEMLRSLQEERRFALVVATHSERVAHGCDRMLRLVEGRLRAMEEGEATRYFGGEGADGADVE
- a CDS encoding ATP-dependent Clp protease ATP-binding subunit; the encoded protein is MFEKFTEKAKRILFLARYEASQQGSKVIGTEHILLGLLKEGEETTRELFTRANVSMDLLQAELERRNPTREKLSTSVEIPFSEETKKALQFAEEEAERLMHPHIGTEHLLLGLLRLEDSVAGRMLAERGMRLFAVREDAVNIYKRRALPKKKKETPFLNEFARDLSEMAQRRVFDPLIGREIELERVVQVLSRRRKNNPVLLGEPGVGKTAIVEGLATRIVDGEVPPSLLNKRILALDLSLVVAGTKYRGQFEERLKGIISELTSSDDVIMFIDEIHSLIGAGSAEGSLDAANILKPTLSRGEVQCIGATTPRDYHKYIEKDRALVRRFQPITIRPPDEGETMFILEGVKERYERFHGVRFDEEALRAAVYQSHRYITDRFLPDKAIDVLDEAGARVKLGKRISYGEIKKVEQELRRAVEGMKNALARKDFDEAVAYHDKEVTLRRRHEELKQRYEDEANRILDVTRADVEEVIARWTGIPIQSVAQEELDKLLNMESYLHDRIIGQEEAISALARAIRRSRAGLKSPNRPIGSFIFMGPTGVGKTEVARTLAEFLFGSEKSLLRFDMSEYMEKHAIAKMIGSPPGYVGHEEGGQLTERIKRKPYSVILLDEIEKAHPDILNILLQVLEDGMITDAYGEVVDFKNTIVIMTSNIGSQHIARTSGRLGFQNPERDQQFKDRRDMVMGEMKRTLSPEFINRIDEIIVFDALTEEQLRDIVRILLRRVNAALADRRVEIVVSDEVNDWLVRTTCTDRSYGARPLRRAIQRYIEDPLSEALIKGSVALGAPIEVFMDGDKPGFRSALQTASS